Below is a window of Cydia splendana chromosome 3, ilCydSple1.2, whole genome shotgun sequence DNA.
AATAATTAAATCCGTTTTATTTCCATAGATACGAACGAGCACAATATTATTTCCACTGCTAATATTATCATTAAATTGAGCCTGGGATTGGTATTGGCATGCAACAAGTTTATTTGTGATACCATCAGTGTACaactgtaaaaaaatagttttatttagaTCGTTATGCACACAACAAAATTACCCCAGGATTTAAACATCATTACAACCTACCTTAAATTTTACATGTTCCTTGGACCAATCAGGCCGTATAACTTCAAGAAGCTTAAATATTCCAGTATATATATCATTTTCCTCAATTTGGACAGGCACAAAAATGTCTCCAGCGGGTAAGCAAACAGAACTCATTATCAGTGCTAAACTAAACTCTTAATAAGATAAATCACTTTAAataagatattaaaaaatagtaaattgttaaaaattcgATTAGAGGTCTGGTTAGCTGGGCAAAGACAGACAGACTGCATCATACAACGCGGCAGCTGTTTATATATTATGCCAGCACAACTCGTAGGATAATAAATCTCAatgaattacatatttgttcAGATAATTTGTAGCCTAGCTAGCCTATATTACTTGTACTCTTCTTAATTCGCAAATCGCAAATTTGCAACGGAGCAACTGACACTAATGACATGACAGTGACTTTGTCAAGTTGTCAcatagatggtaggatcctatagacgtGCTACGCATGCGTCCGTGACTCCGTGACAGAAAgtcgtaacagactaccgcactgCGACCTTGGTGCAGTGCGGTGTGAGTGCGCTGCACAAGAACCAAACAAGAACAAGGTGGTCACCGTACATAGAAGGTACGATCCTATAGacgtggtatacgcgtgcctccgtgagggacaaacataggcaatgcgacactaatattggtcgaatttatttgttgccctccataatacatactaaatttacggtggggaataaaaaaaatgtgagactgtgacaaggacaaacaataatagcgctttcgctgctactcctactgaaagatacataaaagactatcccgttctctCATTTCCCCCActcctcatgccagatccagtttaaatactagattcatgtcaCCGTACGTGCATtaaagccgtaacacactaccgcaccgcatcAAGGTCATGATGTGGtgcctcggagtaattaacaatggagccgccattaacaggcgttcccctctgtcgaaaataggcggccaatggtcaacaacttgtcaaccatatgtatggactgacgtttatctgacatgacgtacctatacatttgatgtgcccctcccccgcaaaaaacggcagactattttgtaccgaaaattttagacatggcgtctccgttggttatatcctctaagtgtGGTGCAGTATTTTGTTATGGCTAaaggccgtaacagactatcgcaccgcaccgcgaccttggagcGGTTCTAGGAATAGCTCGTACTGGCGTGGGCTTCCACACTATACCACCGAACCGTCAAAACGGTGCGATCCTAGCTTACAGACTGCCGCACACGTGCGCCAGTGTTGCCAAGTGTCCCATATTTCCGTGTTTTTCAACGAATTTTTGCAATGGAATCCTTTAAGATTGAATTTCAATTAATGTGGTTCCGCTTTTTTAGAGGTAGATGAAGGGCGTGAGGTAATATAATGCAGCTTTTTCCatgaaaatcttaaaaaatCTGTGTCTTTTTAAAGCACTGCTTCcacatttttgttatttcatcgactggctacattgccgtccactgtcataatttgaaaatgacagctgtcaatcgGTGCGATGGAGCTTACACACTAGGGAAATTGGTACGgagcgcaccagtattattattacctgtcaattggtgcgacgtgcatgcccaccgcaccgctattaataataattatgtgcgatggaagcttacacactatcgataaatgctccgcaccgcaccaaggtcgcggtgcggtgtaATAGTCTGTTAACGCtttaagtagctaacacactatcgcaccgcaccaaggtcattgtgggacgcacccatagatagtgtgttagctactttaggccccattcgcacgacagcttaaaaagcgttgcgttaaaacccgacgttggcgcttttttaccgtttccaatatttgtgttcatacgaacgcttaaaaatcacttgtgagtcgtactgtcacgtacgcatctcggcaaagccatactttatttgctattacgacgtattatttgaatatagcttgaatatttcaggaatttgtaagcataagttgacatttttaaggtgaaactaataataatcttgacgattgacaccaaaaattgacacttgacagccaactgacagcagcgccggcgcttttttaacgcttgtgagaacagatacacggagatccgtatgctctattcaatttgacgccaacgctcaacgccgaaaatcgaacagtgctcgataaaaaagcgccgcgcttaaaaaccgccttcgtgtgaatacatacatggttatccatttgtgtcattcaaacgcttttttaacgcgcgttgaaaaagctgccgtgcgaacggggccttaaaATTGAATTTCTTATAGCCGGCTTAGACTCtcgtctcgcggctcggctcgcggcgcgtctcgtggctcgcctcgagtggccttgagcgcatgagcccgtcgagctaatgattacactctcgccaggggtgcgaaactcctgacttcggtcaaactcggctccgctcggctcagcattgctccgagcaattattagggttggcaccacttgacttccttttgcgtgcacgaccacagataagataatcacttgatttttgacaaccctaaatagccgaaagggatagtgccatatattagaaagggacagcatgattcgaccctgaaccgctgtcaaacttcgtttttgtaggaagtttcctttctgtacggtagtactattaattattctgtgctctcgcctcgtggctcggctcgaggctcgtctcatggttcgtaagctcgtcgagttaatatattttaaacactaacggcacggcataaggtttataattgaatgacaagccgaacgcgagtgtgaacgcAAGCGCGCGTACCGCGCGAGCCCCTTTGGCTCGTGCCtaaaaaaccgctcctccacgcgagccaggcgagcgcgagccgagccacgagacgagccgcgagcccaccgcttacactcgcgtctcgtggcgcggctcgcggctcgtctcgtggctcgcgcgagagtctaaaccggctaTTAGGATCAAGGTCAGGGTGAACTTGAAGCCCcacattcacactcctaccttgtagtccgcctcgtagtccgcctcgttgggtaggattgtgtatgggggttgcggactacgagccgtcctaccgtttagccgtttgtaggacggctagtagtccgcaacccccatacacaatcctacccaacgtaCGCGGCGGTCTACgtggcggactacaaggtaggagtgtgaatgtgGGGCTTTAGAAGCTACCGAGCTTGGGTGCCAGCCATTTGTGATGTGATGGTATGGATCTTGTGtttgttgtttgttgttgtttCATCTTCCGGCAAAAACACGCATCTGTAGTaaatttatattgaaaaaaaatatatttaattggcAACACTTTATTTCTGTCAATTTCTAGAAAATTCGGGCACGCACCGCACAGCAAACCACTAGCGATCGCGATAGACTTCAGCGACAAACCGGCAATTTGTTCAGCGCGTATTGAAAGTGATTTTCACCGACGTGTTTTTCGTGCTTGTGAATTCGAGAGGGAGATCCATTAGTTTTGCAATtcatcatttaaataaatttgtgttCCAATGGCTGCTATGTCTGTCATAGGTATTGATTTCGGCAATGAATCTTGCTACATTGCTGTGGCAAAAGCAGGTGGCATTGAAACAATAGCTAATGATTACAGTCTTCGAGGTACACCgtaagtattttttaaatttaatattcacTTTTTGATATGAAAACTACAAAccttttcattttaattatCCTCGTGATATTCACTCGACTCACTCAAGGATTTGATGATTTGCACGTCATGTTCATGTCGATACCTTGTATGGAAGTAAGAGTAGCTTATATGGTTAACGTATTTCATCAGACTTTTAAATTcgttgaaaataaatatttttatcagttttgacatttgccattaactttttcattatatttttgtGGTTATTATGCTGTGTCACTCTCAAATCTCTAAATACTTTCGTCGTGATTTTGATCTGTTTGAGTTATACAAGTCAATAGGTTGATCTGTTATCTTTTTGAGGTTAGATTTTCTTTTGTCATTTCAGATCATGTGTTgcattttcatcaaaaaatcgAATACTGGGAGTTGCTGCAAAGAATCAGACAGTTACAAATATGAAAAACACCGTTTTTGGGTTCAAAAGATTGTTAGGCAGGAAGTACTCGGACCCACATGTGCAAAAAGAGCTGAAGCACTTTCCTTTCAAGGTGGAACAAAGACCTGATGATGGAATTGGTATCCGGGTCCACTATCTAGGTGAAGACAATGTTTTCAGCCCTGAACAGGTATGATCATCACCTTCCTAGCATTGTCCCGGcttatgggagcctggggtttgcttggcaactaatcctaagaattggcATAGGGACTAGGTTAAGatagcgactgccatctgatcttccaacccagaggaaaAACTAGGCATTATTGGAATTACTCTGATTCCCTCACAATGTTTTTACTTTTCCTTCACCTAAAAATGAAGGGTTAGTTAAAATTATTATGGCTTTTATGAAGATGTTACTTTGTCTTTTTATTCATAATAGTTAGAATTTGAAGTCACTGATTAGAGCATAAAACCTCAATACAATAGTTATGTACGATACAAGTGcagaaaagaggaaattcgaaacaagtggcgaattacctattcccacatgtacaacgttttacagtacatatggccctttaaacttttgacatataTGCACTAGTGCGTgaaagtaggaccatatgtactgtaaaggttATTTGTTAAGGTTATGTTGAATGTCATTAGTTAGTAGTGTATTAAACTGAAAAGTTATTTAGACTTGAATGGAAAACCTAACCTTGACCTTTATGCTTGTTTGTTAGTACTAGCTTGTCCTTGGATACTGGAATCTATTATAGCCGGAGAGCTAGTCACGGAAccaggtatgcaatttatagagcgacgaaatccctctagttagtgtgccatactatcattatttattaattcgggCGCCTGGCTGGTTCAGCACTGGGtgcgggagtggatgggcaacaaagggattgtaaaatcaattgaaggtgtgcaatttatagagctccgagtttggtgtgatataatagctaattatgtatttaattcaaatataacaatgccaggcgttttatttggtggaaaagtagtgccaggtgatgaaaatacacaatcacttgtgcgcctgcaggaagatcacgagcaaattgcaCCTGACTTCACAATCGCTTTAAGCATAGTGATGTATATGTCTTCTACTTTTTGTActctgtcacagaataaataacagtACTACTCTGTTCAATTACGCCTAGGTAAGTGTTAGgaaaaccggccaaatgcgagtcggactcgcacacgaagggttccgtaccattatctataaaaccggtcacccatccaagtactgaccccgcccgacgttgcttaacttcggtcaaaaatcacgtttgttgtatgggagccccacttaattctttattttattctgtttttagtatttgttgttatagtggcaacggaaatacatcatctgtgaaaatttcaactgtttagctatcacggttcgtgagatacagcctggtgacagacggatggacagacggacagcggagtcttagtaatagggtcctgctttaccctttgggtacggaaccctaaaaagtagaaGACATACGACACTGTGCATAAAGCAATTGTGAGTCAGGTGAaatttgctcgtgatcttcctgcaggcgcacaagtgattgtgtattttcatcacttggcactacttttccaccaaataaaacgcctggcattgttatatttgaattagctattatatcacaccaaactcagagctctataaattgcacaccttcaattgattttacaacctctttgttgcccatccactcccgcacccaccgctaaacagctgccaggcgcccggatcaattaataatgatagtatggcatactaactagagggatttcgttgctctataaattgcatacctattgccgtggctagctcttagaccattaTGTTTGACAAGAGAGTTCTTGTTTTCTGTGGGGgaggatagttttttttttgaaattacATCAAGTTATGTCAATGTCTAGAAGAGGAGACTATAGTGGAGTTAGGGATTTGCCTTAAGGCCTAGGGCAGTTTAGTGCTGAAAAAGTGGCGGCTAGTAATCAGTCAGGCCTAGGGTGGCCCACATTGCATATCTGCCACTGTCAATGCCTGTACAAAATAAAATCCACATTTTATTTACAATGCAAGCCTAGAGTTGCAATAAACAATGACTAAATGTCAAAACACTTCTCTTTTAAGATTTAAGTGAGCATAATAATAAACATTATTTCACTTCTCTGTGTCAAGACACAGAAGAATCTTATCACTTGATCCAGATTAagaaaaactgaaattgaattcTCAATGTTTATCTTCATTTTACATATACTATGTTCCAGATAACTGCAATGTTGTTTACAAAGCTCAAGGATATTGCAGCTACAGCCCTCGGCACTCAAGTGAATGACTGTGTCATCTCCGTGCCCAGCTACTTCACCAATGCTGAGAGAAATGCTCTGTTAGATGCTGCTGCCATCTCTGGTAATTAACacctttcttttttttatataaatggcTTTTACTCCTCGCTAATTTTAGCAAGGTGGATTCTTCCAATGTCGAGGTTTAGACTTTTGACTTGTGAGAAGAGAATGTGCAGAGAATGTGAACACCTTTCTTTATGTTTGAATAAATTGTTGATTGTTTGAAAGCTAACTTTGAGCCATTGGGACCTTTATGATCAAGGTCATAAAGCTCACCCTACACTACTCACTGAAGCCCATTAAAACTCTATGGAAATGATTACTATAAAGCCCCATCTCCATACCgcgcggcaaactatcgaacattggctcgcgaggcagccgcgcgcaatggataccgggttggctcgcgagccaactcgatcaatgttcgatagtttgccgcgcAATATGGAGATGGCTTTATGTATTTGAAAAACAAACcacattgtttttataaattgaaatagccCAAAGTTAATCAAGGAAAAATATCCTGCATAGCATTTTGATATTCGACACTTTGTATCATCACAggttattgaaaataatatcactGAATTCACATGTGGCTGATTGAATAGTTAATCACAAGTGAATATCAGTTTCACTGCAATATTGCTCGATGATATGTTTTTTGGTTCTAGGGCTCAATGTGCTGCGACTCATGAATGAAACCACTGCCACTGCTCTCGCCTATGGTATCTACAAACAAGATCTACCTGCCCCTGAAGAAAAACCGAGAAATGTGGTTTTTGTAGACTTAGGACATAGTTCTCTGCAGgtaaatgaatatatttttattttatttaaacttctATTACTCCAATAGATAATCTCAGTGGAACTGGTCTGTCTAATTACTTATCTTAACTCTTAtcagtttatttatatataaaaagcAAACAAAGAGAAAACTGAAAACAGACACAGCTATTAATCCTGTCTGTGAGATTATAAAACCTTTTAGTTTTactttatagttcgtttttttagcattagaaaaaaggtaaacaatttagacatgtcttttaattgaaaaacacgttttaaaaataagtcacggcaaatatataacaattatgaatctaatatgatcatttatattcttctgctttcataagtattagttactgattttaaaaaagcgtttttcaattataagacatgtcaagatcgcttaccttctttctaatgctaaaaaatctAACTATAATACAAGGCACATACATTCATTAAATGTTGTATTCAAATGTTGTTTATAGGTGTCCGCATGTGCCTTTAACAAGGGCAAGCTGCGTGTGCTGGCCACCGCCACTGACGCCCACTGTGGAGGCCGCGACATAGACATGGCGTTGGCTGAATACTTCTCCCAGGATATCCTAACTAGACTTAAGTTAGATGCTAGGAAAAACCAGAggtaataatttttatttttattttatagctttAATTTACCCCAGACTTTATTCAATAATATTAACTAAGTATACAAAAAAAAGGATAGTTCGTTCATACGCACACACGCCCACGCATATATTTAGTTGTTTTTGTCTTTCAGATTTGCGCCAATTTCAATTACGGaaataataatggttttagctTAAAAGCTCATGGAAAGATCCTGCTTTGGTTGTTAAATGATAGTCCCTAAATATACATTTAAAGTACAAAAACAGTTTTTAATACTAATAGCTTCTTCTGCGTTTCATTCTAGCCTCGTAAAGGCTACCATATCAACTTTCTCTATCTTTAATTTGAATCTTTTTGTTTAGTAAATTGGGATCTATTTTGTTTATGAAAAGGTTTTGATTAGATTGAAGTGGAGTGTACATTGCAATGCACATAGGGCCTTACAAGTCGAGGCAAGCCATTCATGTCCTGAGTAAGTAACTAGAAAGGGGGAAGGGCAGAGTTATGACTGATTTAACTTTTCAGGGCTTTCTTCCGTTTGATCCAAGAGGTAGAGAAGCTGAAGAAACAGATGTCAGCAAACAGTACTAAACTGCCTCTCCATGTTGAATGCTTCATGGAGGAAAGAGATGTGTCGGGCGAGTTGCAGCGCTCGCAGATGGAGGAGATCTGTGCTGACACCTTCAACCGTGTTGAGAGGACCCTTAGATCTATACTCCACAATGCTAGTGAGTTTTCACCACTTTgccaatttaaaattaattttaaaatcaaTAAGACACCCCAATCTATTTAGTAGAACATGTTTATGCAGACAATgtcgtaaaatttatttattttttgtagaaCTACGTCCTGAGGACATCAACTCGGTGGAGATTGTGGGTGGCTCTACCAGAGTCCCCGCCGTTAAAGCTTTGATTGAACAAGTCTTTGGGAAAGTTGCTTCAACAACACTTAACCAGGTGAGTAAGATAAATTTCAGTTCTGTTACACACTTGGGTTTGTTCTAGTTACTGAGAAGTTTTCCAGCCAAATATAATCGATCTGCATTGACAAAATTGTCGTTTTTTCGCCCATAGTAAATTGATTGTAAGGGCCGATATGGAATGTTGATTAACCGTGTTTGGCCCGCAGGACGAGGCGGTGTCGCGCGGCTGCGCGCTGCAGTGCGCCATGCTGAGCCCGGCCGTGCGCGTGCGCGAGTTCAGCGTCACCGACGTGCAGCCCTACGCCGTGCGCCTCGCCTGGGACGCGGCGCGCGGCGAGGACGGCGACCTGGAGGTGTGTACCACTCCTCATTCTCATGCCTATCCGTCTCTTGCTTACAAGAGACTCGCGCGCAATAAATGTGATGCTGCCGACATTATCATCGCCCCGCTCTGAGCATTCTGAACGTGTATTTTACTTTTGGCGTAGTACAAAAACTATTTTGTTTTGCCAGTTAACATGTGTAAATAAGTATGCAATGCAATTGCCTCAATGattaaattttaaacaataACTGGTTCAAATTTTTTTCAATAACTCGTAATTATACTACATTTAGCTGTTTGTTAGGTGTTATAATATCTTTTACCTCTCCAGGTGTTCCCAGCTTTCCATCCAGCACCATTCTCTAAAATGCTGACATTCTACAGGAAGGAACCATTCTCAGTCAGAGCCTACTATACCGACCCCGTGCCCTATCCCGATTCGTTCATCGGTAAGTGGCCTCAAACATCTTTATGTCCAGTTTTTTCTCTTGATTTTATTAGTTACAAAGCTTTTGTAATAGTAAGTAGTACTCTAG
It encodes the following:
- the LOC134806804 gene encoding heat shock 70 kDa protein 4L isoform X2, which gives rise to MAAMSVIGIDFGNESCYIAVAKAGGIETIANDYSLRGTPSCVAFSSKNRILGVAAKNQTVTNMKNTVFGFKRLLGRKYSDPHVQKELKHFPFKVEQRPDDGIGIRVHYLGEDNVFSPEQITAMLFTKLKDIAATALGTQVNDCVISVPSYFTNAERNALLDAAAISGLNVLRLMNETTATALAYGIYKQDLPAPEEKPRNVVFVDLGHSSLQVSACAFNKGKLRVLATATDAHCGGRDIDMALAEYFSQDILTRLKLDARKNQRAFFRLIQEVEKLKKQMSANSTKLPLHVECFMEERDVSGELQRSQMEEICADTFNRVERTLRSILHNAKLRPEDINSVEIVGGSTRVPAVKALIEQVFGKVASTTLNQDEAVSRGCALQCAMLSPAVRVREFSVTDVQPYAVRLAWDAARGEDGDLEVFPAFHPAPFSKMLTFYRKEPFSVRAYYTDPVPYPDSFIGQWNIKDVQPTAEGESQKVKLKVRVNIHGIVTVASASLVEKKADAQSDSIEMENENANNQETPMETNGSQEQQQNGPENQEESDDKKDKSKDKKKVLVKTVELPIDARTHGFSQPELNSYMEQEGKMQAQDRQEKERADARNALEEYVYELRGKLGSGEALHEFVEPAQRARLVAALDALEAWLYEEGEDQNRQVYVDKLTELRTEGEPIKQRRLEFELRPGALDDYSLAVQLVKKAVDLYKAGDAKYNHLSEADMATVSEAAAAALAWVEAARQALQRAPRHLPPAHTTHQIRQERQNFESTVNPILNKPKPKEKTPPPAPTGDGQAPQPDAPQPDRMDVE
- the LOC134806804 gene encoding 97 kDa heat shock protein isoform X1; this translates as MAAMSVIGIDFGNESCYIAVAKAGGIETIANDYSLRGTPSCVAFSSKNRILGVAAKNQTVTNMKNTVFGFKRLLGRKYSDPHVQKELKHFPFKVEQRPDDGIGIRVHYLGEDNVFSPEQITAMLFTKLKDIAATALGTQVNDCVISVPSYFTNAERNALLDAAAISGLNVLRLMNETTATALAYGIYKQDLPAPEEKPRNVVFVDLGHSSLQVSACAFNKGKLRVLATATDAHCGGRDIDMALAEYFSQDILTRLKLDARKNQRAFFRLIQEVEKLKKQMSANSTKLPLHVECFMEERDVSGELQRSQMEEICADTFNRVERTLRSILHNAKLRPEDINSVEIVGGSTRVPAVKALIEQVFGKVASTTLNQDEAVSRGCALQCAMLSPAVRVREFSVTDVQPYAVRLAWDAARGEDGDLEVFPAFHPAPFSKMLTFYRKEPFSVRAYYTDPVPYPDSFIGQWNIKDVQPTAEGESQKVKLKVRVNIHGIVTVASASLVEKKADAQSDSIEMENENANNQETPMETNGSQEQQQNGPENQEVREDDMQGDPQQRQSWTQRVGSWFSGDKSKDKKKVLVKTVELPIDARTHGFSQPELNSYMEQEGKMQAQDRQEKERADARNALEEYVYELRGKLGSGEALHEFVEPAQRARLVAALDALEAWLYEEGEDQNRQVRLTPSGS